A genomic region of Cannabis sativa cultivar Pink pepper isolate KNU-18-1 chromosome 1, ASM2916894v1, whole genome shotgun sequence contains the following coding sequences:
- the LOC115707090 gene encoding uncharacterized protein LOC115707090: MLVRSITSLILAKKRNTMQIFPEKARELWNKCELRALVLTSLSLQIILILIGNWRKHSTSNKIRMALWLAYLSADSVATVSLGILSNNQEDNSTNSGTGSGQDSTDPNYIIMAFWAPFLLLHLGGPDTITAYALEDNELWLRHLLGLFVQVGVAFYVFLRAWNSNMLNFLAIPMFVAGIIKFGERTWALRSASNEHFRESMLPQPDPGPNYARYMEELCLRKEEGFHVKSTVIEASEARGTHREIRRSTNSSTDLVRKAHSFFLTFRRLCADLILSYHEITKSRSFFQHISSDKAFEVIEVELGFMYDTFYTKAALIHSWTGAFLRCISFSSTISVLFAFKFTNKEAYTRTDVNISYILLVGAITLEVYAVIVMITSDWTMLWLSKHKKIIAAVHRYKFISRHRWSNKLRQYNLIGICLKSEPPKLMVLAKLLSIDKWLEKYIHMYVTDVPKHLKELIFKQLKEKSSGDNNDFRGCKELCRSRGDHVLKRENLYDEFGSTIELEFDQSILLWHIATDLCYYSSNPRRETSADPNRDVSKLFSDYMLYLVVVCPFMLPNGIGQIRFQDTCAEVLEFFNQRKHKKDPKEACRMLMEVNTEVHPSEVKGDRSKSVLFEACILAKTLESLETEERWKLISCLWVEILSYAANQCRWSQHAQQLRRGGELLTHVWLLMAHLGITEQFQISKGHTRAKLILH, encoded by the exons ATGTTGGTCAGAA GCATCACCAGTTTAATATTGGCCAAGAAAAGGAACACAATGCAAATTTTTCCGGAAAAGGCCAGAGAATTGTGGAACAAATGCGAGCTCCGGGCCCTGGTTTTAACTAGCCTTAGTCTACAGATCATCCTCATTTTGATCGGAAATTGGAGAAAACATTCCACCAGCAACAAAATCAGGATGGCTCTATGGCTTGCCTACTTATCGGCGGACTCAGTCGCCACAGTTTCACTTGGGATACTCTCAAACAACCAAGAAGATAATTCTACTAACTCGGGCACAGGCTCAGGACAAGATTCCACAGACCCAAACTACATAATTATGGCATTTTGGGCTCCATTTCTCCTCCTCCACCTTGGTGGACCAGACACCATCACTGCTTACGCATTGGAAGACAATGAATTGTGGCTCAGGCACTTGCTTGGGCTCTTTGTTCAAGTGGGAGTAGCTTTTTATGTCTTCCTCCGGGCCTGGAACTCCAATATGCTGAATTTCTTAGCGATTCCAATGTTCGTAGCTGGTATTATCAAATTTGGAGAGAGGACTTGGGCACTGAGATCAGCCAGCAACGAGCATTTCAGAGAGTCCATGCTTCCACAACCTGACCCTGGTCCTAATTATGCCAGATACATGGAGGAGCTGTGTCTGAGAAAAGAAGAGGGTTTTCATGTTAAGTCGACAGTCATCGAAGCTAGCGAAGCAAGGGGTACTCATCGCGAAATCAGGAGAAGTACTAATTCAAGCACGGATTTGGTTCGCAAAGCTCACAGTTTCTTCTTAACTTTCAGACGGCTTTGTGCTGATCTTATCCTCAGTTATCATGAGATCACCAAAAGCAGATCCTTCTTCCAACACATATCTTCTGATAAGGCTTTTGAAGTGATTGAGGTGGAGCTGGGATTCATGTACGATACCTTTTACACAAAGGCAGCCTTGATCCACTCATGGACTGGTGCATTTCTTCGTTGCATCAGTTTTTCTTCCACAATTTCAGTACTTTTTGCATTCAAGTTCACCAATAAAGAAGCATACACGAGAACTGATGTAAATATCTCTTACATATTGTTGGTTGGAGCAATAACCCTAGAGGTTTACGCAGTAATTGTAATGATTACTTCAGACTGGACAATGCTGTGGCTAAGTAAGCACAAGAAAATTATTGCGGCAGTCCATCGATACAAATTCATTTCCAGGCATAGGTGGTCAAATAAGTTGAGACAGTACAACTTGATTGGTATATGTCTCAAAAGTGAGCCAccaaagcttatggttcttgcAAAGCTCTTAAGCATTGATAAATGGCTTGAGAAATACATACACATGTACGTGACAGATGTGCCCAAGCATTTAAAGGAACTAATATTTAAGCAGCTGAAAGAGAAATCTAGTGGTGACAATAATGATTTCAGGGGCTGCAAGGAATTATGTCGGAGCAGAGGTGACCATGTCCTCAAAAGAGAGAACTTATACGATGAATTTGGTTCAACCATTGAGTTAGAATTCGACCAAAGCATTCTTTTATGGCACATTGCAACTGACCTATGTTACTATTCGAGTAATCCAAGAAGAGAAACCAGTGCTGATCCAAACCGAGACGTGAGTAAATTGTTCTCTGACTACATGTTGTATCTCGTCGTTGTTTGCCCTTTCATGCTGCCAAATGGGATTGGACAGATAAGGTTTCAAGATACGTGTGCAGAGGTTTTGGAGTTTTTCAACCAAAGGAAACATAAGAAAGATCCCAAGGAAGCTTGTCGGATGTTGATGGAGGTGAATACTGAAGTTCATCCATCTGAAGTGAAAGGAGACAGAAGTAAATCAGTGCTGTTTGAGGCATGCATTCTTGCAAAAACTTTGGAATCACTTGAAACAGAGGAACGCTGGAAACTGATCAGTTGTTTGTGGGTCGAAATACTATCGTACGCGGCTAACCAGTGTAGGTGGAGTCAACATGCTCAGCAACTTAGGCGAGGTGGGGAGCTCCTCACTCATGTTTGGCTTCTTATGGCCCATCTTGGCATAACAGAGCAGTTTCAAATTTCCAAGGGTCATACAAGGGCCAAGTTGATTCTGCACTAG
- the LOC115704536 gene encoding probable disease resistance RPP8-like protein 2, protein MEWAVLTDVAAGANLFGVSPLDENAISAGSPNFGLVLLTYFLEHQKDNTATKKTNAFFDFNQFDAHLCLIFCLTLFWLYVKHITLCRVLLCLSLITAGIFIFVNFIAFQLLDNDIKWIRKESALLRAIVDDEAAISSLSNQVKNKGHQLWDTGLDYSSSTAEAVGLTGFEVSWVNDASEVVVKADKLIKTFEDGRNNKLKFNRISLSFSTMIKYLTDINELFLNTTQVKDRINSSFTVKKALKLHICESLEKSWSVIRTLLERPIEEHENKLVNSILQTGAGGLISSVLKEVEAAIKMIDRKSLDSIKGQTVEMQLMLLCPFLQHIKNLRLESQIERAWLMDLYEIVSKARAAIDTFSKVSSSLRCKWLRALYILRFCRARRKFKADMKYIDASFSDLFERKEKYGFQFIIRDPSKSKHRYFHETDFEINFPSLLHKFRSYLKTEGPRLGWVFDKLRLICDQMEKMLNLLNNANSTAAIQNIREAWSKQMENIVNAVINSTTTFVTYAKSNNTLLITRASLQLSQEIDQTKHHMCVLQRSITAYSGELREDSSLVIGLEEDVEAVVSQLTASITDTEHQDCNTVGVFSIVGMEGIGKTTLAKKIYGHRTVVAHFPIRLWLSIPQDYDDQISFLDDVMVQVMGQHGLILEEKLEHYKQKIGHILMKDMFFLFLDNISTNNVFDKIMERMSFGKTEGSRILITSQNENVASVADPNHSSYSTLKLRLRTTDESLSLLKQMVYISPQEETIAHDIARRCLGLPLNIMRVGYMMLKQNATASEALATLPLLKSSFTETGQRKFPSHIQKLLENFEIFPKDFDIPVRRLLTLWVSEGLVEQSGDDNETLEEIAEKQLYELIDHGIVQIVKKNTSGKVKTCRFPCTKQPRYLQFSHDSPQKLMHLQRLAHHFNRNGLSLCLIHSDIDSKLDDMGDHNRLHSFLPFDPQQDDEPRDDIGCFLRAGNEFLEGGFAKCTFELDYKNLHSFLTFDPREGEEPGETIGNFLCKGIQLGHFQQLEVLDLEGVFKPELPNSIGKLRRLKYLGLRWTYSQRIASCIGDLVHLETLDVKHTYVRSLPSSIWKLQRLRNLYLHHSNRCKFMHHPRGNFLKKLQTLWGVFVDKDSPLKDCLDKSNDLRKLAMVFHLDGFEQMRLSSRMSKLKRLQTLRLRSIDETGKPNSLFLSPSSLTNLSRIELFGRIVNPLLIDELTHIHKLTEITLSASALTDDPMPKLGKLPNLKQLYLYSDSYKEASMVCKSDGFPQLLVLKIWKINDLKELIIEEKALQKLRDLEIRGCERLQVPDGLKNLKTLAELKLTDMPEEFSRKIVRDKMLIWGDITQSPLINILDKDS, encoded by the coding sequence ATGGAATGGGCGGTCCTGACGGATGTAGCAGCTGGTGCCAACCTATTTGGGGTTTCGCCGCTGGATGAGAATGCCATCTCCGCCGGTTCTCCAAACTTTGGTTTGGTTCTGCTGACATATTTTCTGGAACACCAAAAGGATAATACAGCAACCAAGAAGACAAACGCATTCTTTGATTTTAACCAGTTTGATGCCCACTTGTGTTTGATATTTTGTTTGACTTTGTTTTGGCTTTACGTAAAGCATATAACATTGTGCCGAGTCCTGTTGTGTCTTTCTCTCATCACAGCAGGCATTTTCATTTTTGTAAACTTCATAGCATTTCAACTCCTGGACAATGACATCAAGTGGATTAGGAAAGAGTCGGCGCTGTTGCGTGCCATTGTGGATGATGAAGCTGCAATTTCTTCTTTGAGTAACCAAGTGAAGAATAAAGGGCATCAACTATGGGATACTGGACTAGACTACAGTTCTAGTACAGCAGAAGCTGTTGGGCTAACTGGATTCGAGGTATCTTGGGTAAACGATGCGAGTGAAGTTGTTGTCAAGGCAGATAAGCTGATCAAAACCTTTGAGGATGgaagaaataataaattaaagttcAACAGAATATCTTTGTCTTTCTCAACAATGATCAAGTACTTAACAGATATAAACGAGCTATTTCTTAATACCACGCAGGTCAAGGATCGTATAAACAGCAGTTTTACGGTGAAGAAAGCACTTAAATTACACATCTGCGAGTCACTGGAGAAATCATGGTCTGTTATAAGAACGCTTCTGGAGAGGCCTATTGAAGAACACGAGAACAAGTTGGTCAACTCTATACTACAAACTGGGGCAGGAGGGCTGATATCTTCTGTTTTAAAGGAAGTAGAAGCTGCTATCAAAATGATCGATCGAAAAAGTTTAGACAGCATTAAAGGCCAAACAGTTGAGATGCAACTGATGCTACTCTGTCCTTTCTTGCAACACATCAAAAATCTTCGCCTGGAGAGCCAAATTGAAAGGGCATGGTTGATGGATTTATATGAAATCGTGAGCAAAGCCAGGGCTGCTATCGACACCTTTTCAAAAGTATCTTCTTCACTTCGATGTAAGTGGCTTAGAGCTCTATATATTCTCAGATTTTGCAGAGCAAGGCGAAAGTTTAAGGCAGACATGAAGTACATTGATGCCAGCTTCTCTGACCTTTTCGAAAGGAAGGAAAAGTATGGTTTCCAGTTCATCATACGAGATCCATCAAAATCCAAACACCGTTATTTTCATGAGACAGATTTTGAAATTAACTTTCCATCCCTTTTACACAAGTTTCGCTCTTACCTCAAGACGGAGGGGCCACGACTAGGCTGGGTCTTCGATAAGCTTAGGTTGATATGTGACCAGATGGAGAAAATGCTTAATCTCTTGAATAATGCAAACTCAACTGCTGCAATTCAAAATATCAGAGAAGCTTGGTCGAAGCAAATGGAAAATATTGTAAACGCAGTTATCAACTCTACAACAACATTTGTGACATATGCAAAGAGCAACAATACATTGTTGATTACACGAGCTAGCCTTCAGCTTTCCCAAGAAATCGACCAAACCAAGCATCATATGTGTGTTCTCCAAAGAAGCATAACAGCATACAGCGGCGAGTTAAGAGAAGATTCAAGCTTAGTAATTGGTCTAGAAGAAGATGTAGAAGCAGTTGTTTCACAATTGACTGCCAGCATTACTGATACTGAACATCAAGATTGCAACACCGTTGGCGTTTTTTCAATAGTAGGGATGGAGGGCATAGGTAAGACAACCTTGGCCAAAAAGATTTATGGTCATAGAACTGTTGTGGCCCATTTCCCTATACGTCTGTGGCTTTCTATACCTCAAGATTACGACGATCAAATTTCATTTCTCGATGATGTAATGGTACAGGTTATGGGTCAGCATGGTCTTATTTTGGAAGAGAAACTCGAACACTACAAGCAGAAGATAGGCCATATTCTAATGAAGGACATGTTCTTTCTCTTTCTGGACAATATCTCAACAAATAAtgtttttgataaaataatgGAAAGAATGTCCTTTGGGAAAACAGAAGGGAGCAGAATTCTAATCACGTCACAAAATGAGAATGTGGCTTCAGTAGCTGACCCAAATCACAGTAGTTACAGCACTCTAAAACTTCGTCTACGAACCACAGATGAAAGTTTAAGCTTGCTCAAACAGATGGTGTACATTTCTCCACAAGAAGAAACAATTGCACATGATATTGCTAGAAGATGTTTGGGCTTACCGCTTAACATCATGCGTGTTGGATATATGATGTTGAAGCAGAACGCCACCGCTTCTGAGGCTCTTGCCACATTACCATTGTTAAAAAGTAGTTTCACAGAAACTGGACAGAGGAAGTTTCCTTCACATATACAAAAACTACTAGAGAACTTTGAAATCTTTCCCAAGGACTTTGATATCCCTGTTAGGAGATTATTGACGTTGTGGGTCTCAGAAGGATTAGTAGAACAAAGTGGAGATGATAACGAAACTCTTGAAGAAATTGCAGAGAAGCAGCTTTATGAGCTGATTGATCATGGAATTGTGCAGATAGTTAAGAAAAATACCAGCGGGAAAGTGAAGACATGCCGCTTTCCATGTACAAAACAACCACGATATCTCCAGTTTTCTCATGATTCACCACAAAAGCTCATGCACCTTCAAAGGCTCGCTCATCATTTTAACAGAAACGGTCTCAGCCTTTGTCTCATCCACAGTGATATTGACTCAAAACTTGATGATATGGGAGACCATAATAGACTTCACTCTTTTCTACCTTTCGATCCTCAACAGGACGATGAACCTAGAGATGACATTGGTTGCTTTCTTCGCGCAGGCAATGAATTTCTAGAAGGTGGCTTTGCAAAATGTACTTTTGAACTAGACTACAAAAACCTTCACTCCTTTCTAACTTTTGACCCTCGAGAAGGAGAAGAACCTGGAGAAACAATAGGAAACTTTCTTTGCAAGGGAATTCAACTTGGTCATTTTCAACAATTGGAGGTTCTTGATCTTGAAGGCGTTTTCAAACCTGAATTGCCCAACAGCATAGGAAAGCTTAGAAGGTTGAAGTATCTAGGCTTAAGGTGGACTTACTCGCAGAGAATCGCATCGTGCATAGGTGACTTAGTGCACCTTGAAACCTTGGATGTGAAGCATACTTATGTCCGCTCTCTCCCCAGTTCCATCTGGAAACTGCAGAGACTTCGAAATCTGTACTTGCATCACAGCAACCGATGCAAATTTATGCATCATCCAAGAGGCAATTTCCTGAAGAAGCTTCAAACTTTGTGGGGTGTGTTTGTTGATAAAGATAGCCCTCTCAAGGATTGCCTAGACAAGTCAAACGATCTGAGGAAGTTAGCAATGGTGTTCCActtggatggatttgagcaaaTGAGATTGTCATCGCGAATGTCTAAACTGAAGCGCCTTCAAACTCTAAGACTAAGATCGATTGATGAAACAGGTAAGCCCAATAGCCTATTCTTGAGCCCTTCGAGCCTTACCAATCTCTCTAGGATAGAGTTATTTGGGAGGATAGTGAATCCTCTCCTTATAGACGAACTCACTCACATTCACAAACTTACCGAGATTACCTTATCAGCCTCAGCTCTTACAGATGATCCAATGCCTAAGCTAGGAAAACTCCCCAACCTTAAACAACTATACTTATATTCTGACTCTTACAAGGAAGCAAGCATGGTTTGCAAGAGTGACGGATTTCCTCAGCTTCTAGTCTTAAAGATATGGAAGATAAACGATTTGAAAGAGTTGATTATTGAAGAAAAAGCACTGCAAAAACTTCGGGACTTGGAGATAAGGGGTTGTGAGAGATTGCAAGTCCCAGATGGATTGAAGAACTTGAAGACACTAGCTGAATTGAAGCTAACTGACATGCCAGAGGaattttcaagaaagattgtACGTGACAAGATGCTAATTTGGGGTGACATTACTCAGTCTCCATTGATCAATATCCTTGACAAGGACAGTTGA
- the LOC115704537 gene encoding uncharacterized protein LOC115704537: protein MVVLSLIIQTILTIAGRRRMYWTSSIVRCCIWMAYLSADWVAVLSLTLISNTKRTDAGAAEDPSPDYVIKAFWSSLLLLHLGGPDTMTAYSLEDNELWLRNFVVLSTRFVFSLYIFLNAWSEDLLNYLSLPILVAAIIKLGLRIWVMMSASSEYFRKSLFPDPDPGPEYARYMDEYSLKREEGFQVSSRRIIDMPKVGHHLNSAPANFTVPNSKSLLDAYTFFNMFKPLFADLILNIHNIVNSQSFFQNRSCEEVFRVIEIELGFMYDVFYTKVFTFYSKLGVFLHFLSLSCVISVFVAFVVANKEAHSTIHVIITYILLTGSTILQIYTFFVLLCSNWTMLWVSKRKKIIADFLYQPISYIPNMLIPKNKTWSNKIGQYNLIKFCLRYRPGIGAKYLKPWISFYDELVYGYYFKSRSITKELKEEICKQLQKKSRDTSDKFRDCKELCDHRGETALKNEKCDEKLGWSVMGEFDESILLWHIATNLFYNTDVDEGLNDCKEISKYLSEYMMYILLTRPFMLPNGIGQIRFQDTCAEAVKFLEERKSIVNNEKTACDALLKVSTKILPSEVKGDRCKSVLFDACRLVHGLKTLETDRKWEKTKKWELICNVWVEILSYAASQCQKNQHVQQLRRGGELLTHVWLLMAHLGITKQFQVTDGHARTRLIVQ from the coding sequence ATGGTTGTCCTTAGCCTTATCATTCAAACCATATTGACCATAGCCGGAAGAAGAAGAATGTATTGGACTAGTAGCATAGTCAGATGCTGTATATGGATGGCCTATCTATCAGCCGACTGGGTTGCAGTACTCTCTCTCACCTTAATTTCCAATACCAAAAGAACCGATGCAGGTGCAGCAGAGGATCCTAGCCCAGACTACGTTATAAAAGCCTTTTGGTCTTCTCTTCTACTTCTTCACCTCGGCGGCCCTGACACCATGACAGCTTATTCCTTGGAAGATAACGAATTATGGTTGCGAAACTTTGTTGTTCTCTCCACACGATTCGTATTCTCTCTCTACATCTTCCTCAACGCTTGGTCTGAAGATTTGCTCAACTATCTCTCCCTTCCAATACTTGTGGCTGCCATCATCAAGCTTGGACTTAGGATTTGGGTTATGATGAGTGCAAGTAGTGAATATTTTAGAAAATCATTGTTTCCTGATCCTGATCCGGGTCCTGAGTATGCCAGATACATGGATGAGTATAGTTTAAAGAGAGAAGAGGGGTTTCAAGTGTCTTCAAGAAGAATAATTGACATGCCTAAAGTAGGCCATCATCTTAATTCTGCTCCAGCAAACTTTACAGTTCCCAATTCGAAAAGCTTGTTAGACGCATACACCTTCTTTAACATGTTCAAGCCGCTTTTCGCTGACCTGATCTTAAACATCCACAACATTGTCAATAGCCAATCCTTTTTTCAAAACAGATCATGTGAAGAAGTGTTCAGGGTGATCGAGATCGAGCTTGGATTCATGTACGATGTGTTCTACACGAAAGTGTTTACGTTCTACTCTAAACTAGGCGTCTTTCTCCATTTCTTGAGTTTGTCATGTGTTATTTCTGTATTTGTGGCCTTTGTCGTGGCTAACAAGGAAGCTCACTCCACCATTCATGTCATCATCACCTACATACTGCTCACTGGTTCCACCATTCTTCAGATATATACCTTTTTTGTTCTACTCTGTTCTAACTGGACAATGCTATGGGTAAGCAAGCGTAAGAAAATTATTGCTGATTTCTTGTACCAGCCTATTTCCTATATTCCAAATATGTTGATACCCAAAAACAAGACATGGTCCAATAAAATTGGACAATACAACCTCATAAAATTTTGCCTTAGATATAGGCCTGGCATAGGCGCTAAATATCTGAAACCCTGGATAAGTTTTTATGATGAGTTAGTATATGGGTACTATTTCAAGAGCCGTAGCATTACTAAGGAGCTGAAAGAGGAGATCTGTAAGCAGCTTCAAAAGAAATCTAGAGATACCTCAGATAAATTTAGGGATTGTAAAGAATTATGTGATCATAGAGGTGAAACTGCTCTTAAAAATGAGAAATGTGATGAAAAACTTGGCTGGAGTGTTATGGGAGAATTTGATGAAAGCATTCTTCTTTGGCATATTGCAACAAATTTGTTCTACAACACTGATGTGGATGAAGGCTTGAACGATTGTAAAGAGATCAGTAAGTACTTATCAGAGTATATGATGTATATTCTGCTCACGCGGCCATTCATGCTGCCCAATGGGATTGGACAAATCCGGTTTCAAGACACTTGTGCTGAGGCGGTCAAGTTTTTGGAAGAGAGAAAATCTATAGTAAACAATGAGAAGACGGCTTGTGATGCATTACTCAAAGTGAGCACCAAAATTCTCCCATCAGAAGTGAAAGGAGATAGATGCAAGTCGGTGTTATTCGACGCATGCCGCCTTGTCCATGGCCTAAAAACTCTAGAAACAGATCGAAAATGGGAGAAGACAAAGAAGTGGGAATTGATATGCAATGTTTGGGTGGAGATACTGTCATATGCAGCTAGCCAATGTCAGAAAAACCAACATGTTCAGCAGTTAAGGCGAGGTGGCGAGCTACTCACTCATGTCTGGCTTCTTATGGCTCATCTTGGCATAACCAAACAGTTTCAAGTTACAGATGGTCATGCTAGGACTAGGTTGATTGTGCAGTGA